AAAGGCTGACTACCCGCGCCCGCGCGATACGGGTCGGCGATCCGGCCTCGCCGGACACGACGATGGGCCCCGTGGTCTCGGCGGCGCAGATGAAAACCGTGCTCGACTATGTGGAAATCGGCAAGCGCGAAGGCGCCAGCGCGGTGACCGGCGGCGCGCGCATCGGCCAGCGCGGCTTCTTCGTCGAGCCAACCGTGTTCGCGAACGTCGAGCACGAAATGCGGATCTCGCAGGAAGAGATCTTTGGCCCGGTGGCCAGCGTGATTCCGTTCGAAGACGAGGCCGAGGCCGTGCGCATCGCCAATGGCACCGCGTTCAGCCTGGCCGCAGGGGTATGGAGCGCGGACATCGCGCGCGTGCACAAGGTAGCCGGAGAATTACGGGCGGGAACAGTGTGGATCAACACGTACGGCTATACCGACGTGCGTCTGCCCTGGGGCGGCGCCGGCGATTCCGGACTCGGCCGTGAGCACGGTGACGCCGCCATCGAGAACTTCACGGAACCGAAGGCGATCTGGCTTTCGCTGCGATAAGACGAGCGCTGACACAGCAGCGCACGCCGCAGTGGCGCACAAGTAGCGCGTGCGCATGACGCATCCCCGCCCGATTCACATGGGCGGGGATTTTGTCGCAGATACGCGGCTGTCAGCCAATCATCCGCATTGGCAACAGCGAGTAGACGACCGTGAGCACGCCGACCACCGCCGGCGAAACATACTTCAGCGCGATGCTCTGCGACTGCACGCCAAGATAGGCGTACATGCAGATCAGCAGCATGGCGCAAACGAAGACGAGGCCGTCATAGACTTGCATGGATGTCTCCCAGAGTTCGTTCTTCGACTACTTCTGTGAAGGCGGGCCTGCACGTGGGGGGAGCCCGTCTCTACTGCCCAACGCAATCTATTGAGGCCATGGTCGCGCTTGTCGCCCTGGGGCGACAATCATGGTAATCCCTTCGTTTCTGGCATTTTTCGATGTTGCGGCGCGGCACTTCGTGGCGCCGGAATCACCGCTTTCCGCGTCGGGAAAAGTCAAGGAGGAATTGTGCGGGCGCGCAGCGGCGACAGTTCGCCCGGTGTGGCGTGACCGATATCAAACAGCATCCGTCGCGACATGCCTAGAATCAAACGTAGCCTTGCCCATCCATTGATCCATCGCAGGAGAGTTGCCAATGTTTCCGGAATATCGCGAACAGATTTCCATGCTCAAGGTGCATGACGCCCATTTCGCCCGGCTGTTCGACATGCACAACGATCTGGACCAGAAGATCCTGAACATGGAGGCGGGTCTCGACCCCGCCACTCCGCTGGAGATCGAGAGACTGAAGAAGGAAAAACTGCGGATCAAGGACGAGCTCTACGCCATTCTGCGCAAGACGCGCCCTTGATATTGATCTGACACCTCGGATCCAAAAACCATAAAGAACAAAGCGGGAAGGCAGTATCTGCCTTCCCGCTTTTACGTTCCCTGCCAGCTGCTCAAAGGCCGCCCACTCAAAGGCCGTCGGCTCAAGGACCGCCCATCAACGCTGGCCGAAGTGCGCGTCCTTGAACAGCTTTTCCAGCCCGCGCGGCTGCGAGCGCCAATACTGCTTCGGCGCGTTGACACTAGCGCCAAGCTTGGCCGCCGCGTGCCACGGCCAGCGCGGGTCGTACAGCATGGCGCGGGCGATCGAGATAATGTCCGCCTCATTGTTGGCGATGATCGCTTCGGCCTGTTCGGCTTCGGTGATCAGCCCGACCGCCATCGTCGGCAACCCCACCTCCGCCTTGACGCGTTGCGCGTAAGGCACCTGGTATCCCGGGCCAATCTTGATGGCCTGCTGCGGCGACACGCCGCCCGTGCTCACATGCACCGCCGCACTGCCACGCGCCTTCAGTTCGTGCGATAGCGCGATCGTCCCCTCGATGTCCCATCCATTCGGCACCCAGTCGGTGGCGGAAACGCGCATCCAGACCGGACGTTCCGCAGGAAACGCCTCTCGCACGGCGTCGAACACTTCCAGCGGGAAGCGCATCCGGTTCTCGAGGCTGCCACCGTATTCGTCCGTACGGTGATTGGCGATGGGCGAAAGAAACTGGTGCAGCAGATAGCCGTGAGCGCCATGCACTTCGATGCCTTCGATACCCAGGCGAGCCGCGCGCTTGGCAGCCGCGACGAAGTCGTCGCGAATCTTCTTCATACCGGCCTTGTCGAGCGCGGCCGGCGGGACTTCTCCCGCCGCATGCGGCACTGCCGACGGCGCAAAGGTCTGCCAGCCTCGCGGCTGGTCGGGTCGAATCTGGCCGCCGCCATCCCACGGCGCTTCGCTCGATGCCTTGCGGCCAGCATGGGCAAGCTGGATGGTCACCGCGATGGGCGAATGGTTGCGCACGGCGCCAAGCACACGGCCCAGCGCAGCTTCGTTGGCATCGTTGTACAGGCCAAGGTCGGTCGGCGTGATGCGGCCTTCAGGCGAAACCGCGGTGGCTTCGATGATGAGCAGGCCCGCTCCGGACAGCGCCATCTGGCCCAGGTGAATCATGTGCCAGTCGGTGGCATTGCCTTCCTGTGCCGAGTACTGGCACATCGGCGCGATGGCGATGCGGTTGGCAAGCTCGAGATTGCCGATCCGGTACGGATCGAAGAGATGAGGCATGAGGGCCATCCTTGCGGGGTGTTCTGGTCCGGGCGATTGTAGTCGCCGCTGAAAAACCCTGCTGACCCTGCCGGCGGCATGGGATACGGTCCTGGCCGCCCCCATATCACCTTATGCCGCCGGCATCCTGCTACGTCACTGGCTCAGTTTGGTTACGCTCAGTTGCGGATCCGCCGCGATGGCCTGCTCCGAGAACGGCAGCGAAATCCAGCGCTTGGCCGAGAACTGCCGCATCTGGTCCCAGGCATGGGGCGAAGCCGGGTCGATCGACTGGCCGTAGACCAGCAGCGCCTGCGCCACCGGCCCATTGGCATCGAAACCCACGGTCTGCACATAGCTCGTTCCGAAGAACACCTTCAGGCCATCGGCCGACACCGGCTGGCTCTGGAGCTTGTTCAGCACGCCCTCGTACTCCTCCCCACCGTGCAGCGGAATCAGGCCGTTGGGCGACTTCGCGGCCTGCACCTCGCCAAGCGGGGCATCCAGCGCGAAGCCAGCCTTGCGCATGGCCCCCACGGCATCCTTGAGCGCCTTCAGCACGGCCGTGTTCACCGTAGCGTCCTGCATGCGCAGGCCACGCGGCGTATTAACCGGATCGGCAGGATTGAAGGCGATGGCGTACACGTTCGGAATGACGTGCGCGCGCATCCAGAACTCGCGGAACAGCGGCGCGGCCCGGCTTTCCAGATTGCTGCGGCGATCCCACTTGCCCAGCGCCGTGCACCCGTCACGCAGATCGCTGTCGCCCTGAACAGCCTTGGTGCGGCAGGCCCGCAACAGGTCGTCCAGCACAAGCTCGGCAGCCAGATTGCGATCTCGGAACAGCACCGTCTGCAGGTTCTGGATGTCGAAGCGGTTGCCCGGCAGGCCGTCCACACCGTTCAGGCGCTTGCCGATCTCCATCAAGCCAACACGCGTGCGCAAGCGCTGCGGCACCGCCTGCGGCCCGAGCACCGGAGAAAAGCCCTCCATCTTCTGCGCGGGATTCGCCAACCACGAGCTGTCATTGCTGTTGGCCACGAAGTCGTCGCGTTCCAGCACCGGCATGGCCGATGGCGGGACCAGACCAGGCACCGGCGACGCCGGATCGACAGTCCAGTTGCAGACACCGCGCGAGCCGTCCAGCAGCACCATACCCGTGCCGGCCATCAGCTTCTTCGCCAACACGGCACCGTCGCCGGCCGGCGCGCAGCTTTCCAGCATCGAGGTCGAGACATTGGGGGTGACCGAGACGTCGGCAAACATCGCGCGGCCCGAACGGTCGGTGGCAATCGTGTTGACCCACGGAATGCCCAGGTTGCCGATCGCGGTGCGGATCTCGCCCACGTTATGCGCCCGCGCGATATCGAGCCACGTGTCGATCGAGCGCGTGTTGTTCTGGTTGGCGTCCCGCAGCGTGTACGCCTTCTGCGCCGTCCACGGCAGCCCTGCCTGCGGCATGGCCACGACCGGACCGTACTCGGTCATGTAGAACGTATGCGAACGCTGCTCGGTACGGCCATCGGCCAGCTTTGCCGCATAGCTGACCGTCTTGGTGGTCATCTTGCGCGGCTTGCCGTCGATCAGGTAGGTGGTCGGATCCCCATCGGCCAGCTTCAGTTCGAACAGCGTGAAGCGACGCGCCGTGGAAACGGTGTGCGTCCAGGCCACGTCCTTGTTGAAGCCGATGCTGATGATCGGGAACGAGGCAATCGACGCGCCCATGACGTCGAGCTTGCCTGGCACCGTCAGGTGCGCCTGATAGAAGCGGTTGGTGGTCGTCCAGGGGAAGTGCGGGTTGCCAAGCAGCAGGCCGGAACCATCTGCCGTGGCCGCCTTGCCGAACGCCCAGCCATTGCTGCCGATCGGCGGATCGAGCAGCTGCAGGTCGCGGTTCACCGCCTCGAAATCGATCGCGGCGATATCGATGCGTGCGGGTAGCGCGGCGGACTTGGCGGCGGACTTGGTGACCTGTGGCGGCGCAGCCGCGACGATGCCGGCCGCTAGCGCGCCGGCGCTGGCCTGGATACTCTTCTCCTCGGCAAGCCGCGCCATGTCGAGTGCTGTGATCGGGCGCACCCACGCCGCATCGCGGCAGGCGGCCGGGCGCTTCGACGGCGGCGTATCGCGCAGGTAACGGTTGTAGCCGGCGATATAGCCACGCAGCAGTTCATGCGCTTCGGGCGATTGCCTTGCCGCGCTGGCCTGCAGGGCATCGTCGTCGAGAATGGCGCGGAAGAACGCATCGGCGTCCGCATTGCGCATCGGCTTGAAGGACACCTCGGTGGTGCCGTCCGGCCCGAACGTCGCCGAACGCTCGCCGCTGACCGTCACCACCTGGCTGGCCATCAGGCAGACGTTGTCCTGCGCATAGGCGTACGCCATGCCGAAGGCGACGCTGGCGTAGTCGTTGGCGCGGATGTGGGGAATGCCGTAGGACGTGCGGCGGATTTCGGCGCTAAGGCCCTGCTCGCTCCAGTTACCGTTGCCAGTGGCGCAACCGCTCAAGGCCGCAGCCGCCAGCGTAGCCGTGCCAAGCACGACCGCGCCGCGCGCAATGCGTGGGGTCATCTGTCTCTCTCCTGTTTGCTTTGTTGTCGTCGTGGCTGCGGCGGGCAATTTCGCGCGCCGCAAGCCACCGGCAATGGTCAGGCAAACCGGGGGATGACAGATAGAGCCTATCCCGCCAGATGGCGTGCCGATACCGCCACCATTACCGCCACCATTACCGCCATCATTACCACCACCATCAGCGGCCTGACGACACGTGCGGGAGAAAAGCGCTCAGAACTTGGGAATGCGGAGGGTCTTCGAGATCATCAGCGAGCCCGACAGCACGAATAGCAACGCCATCGGATGCAGCGTGCCGGGACCAATCTCCCACGCGCCGCCGACCAGCGCATCGCCGATCCGGCCCTGGGACGCGCACCAGGCCAGCACACCGGTCAGCACAACGCTGGTCGGAATCGGTGTGCCCTCGAAGTATTTGACTTTGCCGGTACCCTCGGCCATCGACTCGGCAGTGACATTGAATCGGGCAAGGCGGCTCACACCGCAGCAGACGAAGTAGATCAGCGCCGCCAGATCCCAACCGCCGCGCATGCCGGCCGCAAACGCCAGCGTGGCCGGGCCGACGCCGAACGAGATGATGTCGGAGAGCGAGTCGAGCTCGCGGCCAAGCGCGGAATGCGCGTGGCGCCAGCGGGCAATGCGTCCGTCGAGCACATCGAAGATGAACGCGGCGGGCGCCAGCGCCGCGGCGATATAGAAGGTCCTGAGCGAAGGCTCCGCCACGAAGAACATGGCGAAGAACACCGAACCCATGCCGCACGCCGCGTTGGCCAGCGTGAAGAAATCGGCCAGTTGCAGATCGCGCAGCATCGAGAAATGCCGGGGGCGCGGTTGAGGCGTCGACATGGAATCGGTCCGGTTGAAGCAGTGATCAGATGACGGTATTGACGTGATGCACCTGCGGCGGCGCGACGAAGCAGTCGCCCACGAGCTTGCGCCAGGTCTGGAAGTCGTCCGATTCGCGGAAATGGACCATATGGTCTTCCACGGTCTCCCACGCCACCACCAGCGTGTAACGCGACGGCTCCTCGATCGAACGCTGCAGGTTCAGGCCGTGGCAGCCGCGGGCGCGCAGGAACAACGGTTTGGCTTGCGCCACGCCGGCCTCGAACTGGGCTTCCATGCCGGGCTTGATGGTGATCTGGGCGATTTCGTGAATCATGATGGGTCTCTTCTCAGGTTCTTCGTCGACAGGAGTCTGATACGGTGCGCGGCGCCGGCGTGCGCCGCATGGCGTCTACCTTAGCAGATTCGCATGGCTGGCTCAGCCACTGACCTTGTGCCGGGCCAAGCCCTGCGCAAGATAAACGACCACCAGCGCATTCGCAATGGCCAGGCCGCCGTGCAGCCATGTGGGATGCCGGATCGCCTCGTAGAGCTCCACCGGAATATAGATGCCGCCGGACCAGACACCGATCCAGTTGCCCCACGCCAGCCCCCGCCACAAGCCGTAGGCTTCGGCAAACCGCATCAGCGCGTAGACGAACGCGGACCCGCCGATGGCCCAGAGACGGCCATCGCCGGGATTCGCCAGCAAGGACAGGAAAATGGTGGGATAGTGGCTGGCCGGATTGATGTGTATCCGCCGGATGATGGTCTCGGCGATTTCCTGCGCATCATGGTGCAGCAGCGCCATCAGGCCGACACCGGCCAGGATGACGAGCGCCCCCTTGGCGGCTTCGAACAGTGCAATACCCTTGAGCCCCAGTGGCGATCCGGAGTGAGCCATGGCGGAATCGATGAAATATGCGAAGCCGCCATTGTGCTGTCATCCGGGCGGCGGCGCTAGCGTCCGCCCTGCCGTTCGACCATTGGTCCGTTCGCGTTGATATTGCCGGCGGCCTCCAGGGCGCCATTCACGGTCAGGGGGCCGTTGACGTAGAGGTCGCCGTGCACCGCCATTGGCCCCTGCACGGTCAGCGGGCCATGGAACACCTTGAGCAGGCCCTGGGAGGAAGGGCGGGAATACCCGCCAGGCGAGGCAAACCAGTCGGCGGTGAGCGGACCGTTGGCGAAGACGTTACCGTCAACGCGGAGCGTCCCCATGATGGTGGCCGGCCCTTCGACCCGCGCCGATCCCCCAACGATGATCGGGCCAGTGTTCGCCGGCTGCGCGTCGGCGGGCCATGACACCGTCATGCCAAAGGCAATGGCGACGGTGACAATAGTGACCGCCATCGCAAGCGGATACGTGCCTGTAAGTGATCTCGTTCGATGTCGCATATCGGCCCTCCAAACGAAAGCTGGCGCGACGTTTCCAGTGTAGTGCTCCGGAAACGCCACGCCAGCGTGAAATTGCCGCCAAATGTTACCTGCGGCGTACGGCTCTCAGTTCTTCGCCACATTCTCCGGCAGAGGGCCCCAACCGCCACCAAGGCTACGCACGAGCGACACCGTTGCCGCCGCCCGCAGCCCGGCCACCGCATTGGCATCGCGTTGCGATTGCAGCACCGTACGGTCCGCATCGATCACGGTGAGGTAGTCCACCGCGCCCGCGTCATAGCGGCTGCGCGAAGTGCGCTGCGCGCGCTTCGCGCCGGCCAATGCACTGTCGAGCGCCGCGCCCTGCTGGCTAAACCAGCGTACGTCGGCCAGACTGTCCTCGACCTCGCGGAACGCCACCAGCACGGTCTGGCGATATCGCGCCACGCTTTCCTCGTGCGCCGCGCGCGCGCCGGCCAGGTTCGAACTGTTGCGGCCACCGTCAAACACGGTCTGGGCAACAGTGGAACCCACCAGCGGCCCAAGCAACCATGCGCGCGACGACCACTTGAACAGGTTCGAGATATCCGACGACTCGAAGCCGAACAGCGCTGTCAGCGAGATGCGTGGGAAGAACGCCGCCTTTGCCACACCGATCCGTGCGTTGGCGGCCGCCATCTGGCGTTCCGCCGCAGCGATATCGGGGCGACGTTCGAGCAGTTCCGACGGCAAGCCGGCGGGAACCGCAACCGGCGGCGTGTCAAACGGTCGCGCCGCCAGCGCGAACTGCGACGGCGACACCCCGGTCAGTACGGCCAGCGCGTGCTCCTGGTTGGCACGGCGCCGCTCGATGCCAGCCAGATCGGCGCGGGCGGTGCCAAGCTCGGCCTCGGCGCGGGCCGGATCGAGATCGGTGGTTTCGCCAGCCTCGTAGCGCTTGCGCAGCAGCGTCAGCGCGTCCTCGCGCAGCTTGATCGTCGCGTTGAGCAGATCGCGGTCGCTATCAAGCGTGCGCAGCGCGAAGTACGCCTGCGCCGTATCGGCCTGCAGCGCGAGCTGCACCGAACGATACAGGTCTTCGGCGCCCTGCTCGTCGGCGCGTGCTGCATTGACGCTATTGGCCACGCGGCCGAAGAGATCAAGCTCGTAGTTGGCGATCAGACGCGCCTGGTACACGGTCTGCGGCGACACCCGCGTGCCATCGGGCAAGCCTTGCGAGGCTGCCGAGGGCTGCGCGCGCGTCGGGCTGAACCCCGCGCTCAATTGCGGATACAGGTCCGCCTCGGTCGCGCCCGTGAAGGCACGTGCCTGCTTCAGACGCGCCGCGGCGGCAGCGAGGTCCTGGTTGTAGGCGTTGGCCGCGTCGATCAGACGATCGAGATCGGCGTCGCCGAAGACCTTCCACCATTCACCGCGATGCTGGCCTTCGGCCGGCGTCGCGGTCTTCCATTGCGCGCCTTCCGCAGCAGCGGCCTCGGCTTCCTTGAACGTCGACGCGGTGGGCGTCTCGGGCACCTTGTAAGTCGGCGCCAGCGAGCAGCCCGCCAGCACCAGCGCGGCGGCCAGCATACCCAGCTTCGGCAGGACCAGCTTCATTGCGTTATTCATGTTGTTCACCCTTATTCTGCCGATGCCACCGCCTGCGACGCCGACGCAGGCTGCTCAGCCACCTTCTGGCGCTGGCCTCGCGTGGCCAGCAAACGCAGCGCCACATAGAAGACCGGCGTCAGGAACAGGCCGAAGAACGTCACCCCCAGCATCCCCGCGAACACGGCCACGCCCATCGCATGGCGCATTTCCGCGCCGGCGCCGGTGGACACCACCAGCGGCACCACACCCATGATGAAAGCGAACGACGTCATCAGGATCGGGCGCAGACGCAGGCGGCTGGCCTCGATCGCGGCCTGCACCACCGTACGGCCGTGATGTTCCAGTTCACGCGCGAACTCGACGATCAGAATCGCGTTCTTCGCGGATAACCCCACCAGCACGATGAAACCGATCTGCGTGAAGATGTTGTTATCGCCACGGGTCAGCCACACGCCAGTCATGGCGGCCAGCAGGCTCAGCGGCACGATCAGGATCACCGCCAGCGGCAGCGTCAGGCTTTCGTACTGGGCGGCCAGCACCAGGAACACCAGCAACACGCACAGCGGGAAGATCCAGACGCCCGCATTGCCGGCCAGGATGTCCTGATACGTCAGCTCGGTCCACTCGAAGGCGATACCCTTGGGCAGCGTCTCCGCGGCGATCCGCTCGGCGGCGGCCTGCGCCTGGCCCGACGAGAAGCCAGGAGCCGGACCACCATTCATATCGGCAGCCGTGAAGCCGTTGTAGCGGATCACGCTGTCGGGGCCGAAGCTCTGCTTGACCTGCACCAGCGACGACAGCGGCACCATCTCACCACTCACGTTGCGCGTCTTCAGCTGCAGGATGTCCTCCGCATGCTGGCGGAACTGCGCATCGGCCTGCACCTTGACCTGGTACGTGCGACCAAACTTGTTGAAGTCGTTGACGTACGCAGAGCCGAGGTAGGTCTGGAGCGTGTCGAACACATCGGTCACGGGCACGCCGAGTTGCTTGGCCTTGGTGCGGTCCAGCTTCACGTCTAGCTGCGGCACGTTCACCTGATAGTTGCTGAAGATGCCAGCCAGTTCGGGCGTGGCGCGCGCCTTGGCCATGAACGCGTTGGTCGCGTTAAACAGTTCGTCATAGCCCAGCGCGGCGCGGTCCTCGATCATCATCTTGAAACCGCCGATCGTACCGAGGCCCTGCACCGGCGGCGGCGGGAACACCGCAATGAAGGCGTCCTGGATCGAGCCGTACTGCTTGTTCAGATCAGCCGCGATCGCATTGCCAGACAGTTCCTTGCTCTTGCGCTTGTCGAACGGATCGAGCGTGACGAACACGATGCCGGCGCTCGGGCTATTGGTGAAGCCGTTGATCGACAGGCCCGGGAATGCCACCGCCGACTCCACGCCCGGATGCTTGAGCGCGATATCCGACATGCGGCGGATCACGTCTTCCGTGCGATCCAGCGTCGCGCCGTCAGGCAGCTTGGCGAAGCTCACCAGGTACTGCTTGTCCTGCGCCGGTACGAAGCCCTTCGGCACCATCTGGAACACGCCCCAGGTCGCGACCAGCATCAGCGCGTACACGCCGAACACCGAGCCCTTGCGGCGAATCACGCCCTTCACGCCCCGGCCATAGTTGTCCGAGCTGCGGCGGAAGAACTGGTTGAAGCGGACGAAGAACTTGCCGAGCACCTTGTCCATGGCGCGCGTCAGCCAATCCTTCGGCGCGTCGTGGCTCTTGAGCAGCAGCGCGGACAGCGCGGGCGACAGCGTCAGCGAGTTGAACGCCGAGATGATCGTCGAGATCGAGATCGTCAGCGCGAACTGCTTGTAGAACTGCCCGGTCAGGCCAGTCATGAATGCCAGCGGCACGAACACGGCGATCAGCGTCAGCGCGATGGCGATGATCGGACCACTTACCTCGCGCATGGCCTTGTACGTGGCTTCCTTCGGCGACAACCCTTCCTCGATATTGCGCTCGACGTTCTCCACTACCACGATCGCATCGTCCACCACGATACCGATCGCCAACACCAGACCGAACAGGCTCAGCGCGTTGATCGAGAACCCGAACGCGTGCATCAGCCCGAACGTGCCGACGATCGACACCGGCACGGCCAGCAGCGGAATGATCGACGCGCGCCAGGTCTGCAGGAACAGGATCACCACCAGCACCACCAGCGCGATGGCCTCGAACAGCGTGTGCGTCACGGCCTCGATGCTGTGGCGCACGAACTGGGTCGGGTCATAGACGATGCTGTAGTCCACGCCCTCCGGCATGTTCGCTTTCAGCTCGGCCATCGTCTTGCGCACATCGTCCGAGATCTGGATCGCGTTGGAACCCGGCGCCTGGAAGATCGGCAGCGCCACGGCGGACTTGTTGTCGAGCAGCGAACGCAGTGCGTACTCGGAGGCACCCAGCTCGACGCGGGCGATGTCCTTGAGGTACGTCACCGCGCCGTCCGGCGAGGTGTTGACGATGATGTCGCCAAACTCCTCCACCGTCTGCAGACGGCCCTGCGCGTTGACCGACAGTTGCAGATCGGTGCCCGGCAGCGAGGGCGATTGTCCGATCACGCCGGCTGCCACCTGCACGTTCTGCTCGCGGATGGCCTTGACCACGTCCGAGGCCGCCAGATGACGCTCGGCGATCTTGTCGGGGTTCAGCCACACACGCATCGAGTAGTCGCCCGAGCCGAACATCTGCACCTGACCGACGCCCTGGATACGCGCCAGGCGGTCCTTGACGTTGATCAGCGCGTAGTTGCGCAGATACGTCATGTCATAGCGATTGTTCGGCGAGACCAGGTGCACCACCATGGTCAGATCAGGCGAGCTCTTGACCGTGGTAATGCCCAGGCGACGCACGTCCTCGGGCAGACGCGGCTCGGCCTGCGAGACGCGGTTCTGCACGAGCTGCTGGGCCTTGTCCGGGTCCGTGCCCAGCTTGAAGGTCACCGTCAGCGTCAGCGTGCCGTCGCTGTTGGCCTGCGAGTTCATGTAGAGCATGTCCTCGACGCCGTTGATCTGCTCTTCCAGCGGCGTGGCCACGGTCTCGGCGATCACCTTCGGGTTGGCGCCCGGGAACTGCGCGCGCACCACCACCGACGGCGGCACCACTTCCGGGTACTCCGAGATCGGCAACTTGAACATCGATATGGCGCCGATCAGGAAGATCAGCACCGATAGCACACCCGCGAAAATGGGGCGGTCGATAAAGAATTTCGAGAGATTCATCTTGGTCTCGGCGAAAACAGCCCCCCTGGCGGTCCGCTCGCAAGCGGACGCCATTCGATGCCACGAAGGGGGGAAATTGTCTGTGTCTGGCTAGACTGGGTTGCTTAGCTCACGTTGGGCTTCTCGGCCTTCTCTTCCGCTGCCTGCTTGCGGTCCGGCGCGTTGCCTCGCGGCTCGAGCTCGCTGCGGAAGGCCATCGATACCGGCTTCGGCGCAACGGTGTCGCCTGGCCGCACGCGCATCAGGCCATTGACGACGATGCTCTCGCCCGGCTTCAAGCCCTTGCGGATCACACGCAGCCCTTCATACGTCGGCCCGAGTTCGACTTCGCGATACGTGAGCTTGTTGGCCTGATCCACCACGAGCACGAACTTCTTGCCCTGGTCCGTGCCGATGGCGCGATCATTGATCAGCACGGCCGGATGCGGCGTGCCGCCACCGAGCTTGATCTTCGCGTACAGGCCCGGCAGCAGGCGGCCATCTTCATTGGCGAA
This genomic interval from Cupriavidus metallidurans CH34 contains the following:
- a CDS encoding efflux RND transporter permease subunit, coding for MNLSKFFIDRPIFAGVLSVLIFLIGAISMFKLPISEYPEVVPPSVVVRAQFPGANPKVIAETVATPLEEQINGVEDMLYMNSQANSDGTLTLTVTFKLGTDPDKAQQLVQNRVSQAEPRLPEDVRRLGITTVKSSPDLTMVVHLVSPNNRYDMTYLRNYALINVKDRLARIQGVGQVQMFGSGDYSMRVWLNPDKIAERHLAASDVVKAIREQNVQVAAGVIGQSPSLPGTDLQLSVNAQGRLQTVEEFGDIIVNTSPDGAVTYLKDIARVELGASEYALRSLLDNKSAVALPIFQAPGSNAIQISDDVRKTMAELKANMPEGVDYSIVYDPTQFVRHSIEAVTHTLFEAIALVVLVVILFLQTWRASIIPLLAVPVSIVGTFGLMHAFGFSINALSLFGLVLAIGIVVDDAIVVVENVERNIEEGLSPKEATYKAMREVSGPIIAIALTLIAVFVPLAFMTGLTGQFYKQFALTISISTIISAFNSLTLSPALSALLLKSHDAPKDWLTRAMDKVLGKFFVRFNQFFRRSSDNYGRGVKGVIRRKGSVFGVYALMLVATWGVFQMVPKGFVPAQDKQYLVSFAKLPDGATLDRTEDVIRRMSDIALKHPGVESAVAFPGLSINGFTNSPSAGIVFVTLDPFDKRKSKELSGNAIAADLNKQYGSIQDAFIAVFPPPPVQGLGTIGGFKMMIEDRAALGYDELFNATNAFMAKARATPELAGIFSNYQVNVPQLDVKLDRTKAKQLGVPVTDVFDTLQTYLGSAYVNDFNKFGRTYQVKVQADAQFRQHAEDILQLKTRNVSGEMVPLSSLVQVKQSFGPDSVIRYNGFTAADMNGGPAPGFSSGQAQAAAERIAAETLPKGIAFEWTELTYQDILAGNAGVWIFPLCVLLVFLVLAAQYESLTLPLAVILIVPLSLLAAMTGVWLTRGDNNIFTQIGFIVLVGLSAKNAILIVEFARELEHHGRTVVQAAIEASRLRLRPILMTSFAFIMGVVPLVVSTGAGAEMRHAMGVAVFAGMLGVTFFGLFLTPVFYVALRLLATRGQRQKVAEQPASASQAVASAE